A stretch of DNA from Gymnodinialimonas sp. 57CJ19:
ACTGAATTCACAGCGAATTCGGGAAGGCGCGAGGCGCGTGTTGACCCGCGAGCCAGGAGACCTGCCGTCGGCTATTGAAACGTTAATCCCGGGCGGGGTGCCCCGGAGGAGGACCGATGACGAACGACCAACCCCAAAAAGCGGCGACCGAAGTGCTGGTTTGTGTGAAATGCTTGCGCGGCACCGACGCACCGGCAGAGGGCATTCGCCCCGGACAGGCGCTCTATGACGCACTGATCCAACGCGAGATGCCCGAAGGCGTCACCATTCGCCCGATGGAGTGCCTGCAAAACTGCGATAGCGGCTGTTCCGTGGCGATCCGGGGCGGTGACGCCCGATGGACCTATGTTTACGGAAATTTCCTTGAGGCGTCGCATCCCGACATGCTGGCCGAAGGGATCGCCCTTTATCACGAAACCGACGACGGTTTGATCCCGTGGCGCGCGCGCCCCGAGCATTTCAAACGCAACTGCATCGCGCGCATTCCGCCCGTTACGAATAAGGAGGCCTGAGCAATGGCTGATCTGGCAAAACTTCCCGTCACTGTAGTCACGGGTTTTCTCGGCTCTGGTAAGACCACGCTGATCTCGCACCTGATCCAGAACCCCGGCGGCAAACGCTTGGCCGTGGTGGTGAACGAATTTGGCGATGTGGGCGTGGACGGCGAAATCCTGAAAGGCTGCGCCATTCCCGATTGTCCCGCGGAAAACATCATGGAGCTCGCCAATGGCTGCATCTGCTGCACCGTCGCCGATGACTTCATTCCGACGATCGAGGCGCTGATGGCGCTGGACCCGCGCCCGGAACATATCCTGATCGAGACCTCTGGCCTGGCCCTGCCCAAGCCGCTGCTCAAGGCGTTTGACTGGCCCGATATCCGCTCCAAGATTACCGTAGACGGCGTGATTGCTCTGGCCGATGCCGAGGCTGTCGCGGCGGGTCGCTTCGCCCCTGATGTGGCGAAAGTGGACGCGCAGCGTTTGGCCGACGACAGCATCGACCACGAAACACCCCTGTCCGAGGTGTTCGAGGATCAGATCTCTTGCGCCGATATCATCTTGCTCACCAAACCCGATCTTGCGGGCCCGGAAGGTGTTGCCAAGGCCAAGGCGATCATCGCCGCCGAAGCCCCGCGCGTTTTGCCGGTGGTCGAGGTTGCCGAAGGCGCCATTGATCCGCGTATCATCCTTGGGCTCGAGGCCGCCGCCGAAGACGATATGGACGCACGTCCGTCGCACCACGACGGCCACGACGACCACGAGCATGACGACTTCGAAAGCGTCGTGATCGACATCCCCGAGGTTTCTGACCCTTTGGAACTGGTCGCCCAGATTGAGGAATTGGCAAACGCCCAGAACATCCTGCGGGTCAAAGGCTATGCCAGCGTCGCGGGCAAGCCGATGCGTCTGCTCGTCCAAGCCGTGGGCGCGCGGGTGCGGCATCAGTACGACCGTCCTTGGGGCGCGGATGAGCCGCGCGCTGGTCGCCTTGTGGTGATTGCCGAGCACGATGACGTCTCCCCTGACGCCATCCGCGCCGTGTTGGCCCCGGCCGTCGCCGCTGAGTAGCGTGTCATGCACGTCGTCTTCCGCGAAAGCCACGGGTTAGAAGAGACCGAGACCCCAACCGATCTGGCGCAAACGCCAGCGGATTTGGTGGTGCTGTCGCTCTCGGATTCTGACCTTGGGGCTTTCGCGGCGGGCTGGCATCGGGCCAATGGCGCTTTGCCGTCCCTGCGGCTGGCCAATATCGTGGCGCTAAAGCACCCGTTGTCCGTTGATACGTACGTGGAACAAACGCTTGTGGGCGCGAAAGGCATCTTGATCCGCCTGATCGGCGGAGTGCCTTATTGGCCCTACGGGTTGCAACAGATTGCGGCCCTGTGCCGGGAGAAGGGTATCGCGTTGGCGGTGCTTCCGGCCGATGGGCGCGATGATACGCGGCTTGACGAAATCTCGACCCTACCGGTGTCGACCCTGCGCCGTTTACAGCATCTTTGCGACGCGGGAGGAGAGGTCGCGGCCCACGCGGCACTGGCGCAAATGGCACTGGCTTCAGGCCTTTACGCGGGCCCGGTCGCCGGGGCGAAGGGCCTGCCAAGCGTCGGCGGATGGACCCCGGAAGACGGTGTCTGCTGTCCGGTCCTGGCGGGGGAGGGCGACAAGCCCCTGATCCTTGTGACGTTCTACCGATCGTACCTCGTGGCGGCAGACCTTGCGCCGATCCGGTCCATTTTCGCTGCGTTGCGCGATCAGGGTTTCGCGGTGATGGGCCTGTTTGCGCCGTCCCTCAAAGCCCCCGGCGCGGCAGAGTGGATGGCCCGCCAAGTGGCCCACCTGGCACCTGTGGCCATCGTCAACGCTACGTCGTTTTCCGGCAAGGGGGCAGGGGGCATGTCCCCGCTGGACGGGGCCGGGGTGCCGGTGTTCCAGATCGCCATGGCCACCTCCACCCAAGCCGCATGGGAAGAAGCTGAGCGCGGCCTGTCACCGGCTGATCTCGCCATGCATGTGGTATTGCCCGAGGTGGACGGGCGCATCCTTGCGGGCGTTGCCTCGTTCAAAGAACCCGACGCGCGTGATGTCGATCTGCAATTCGCCCGCCAAGCTCACACCCCCCATTGGGAACGGGTGACTCAGCTGGCCGCGCGGGTCGCCGCTTGGCACAAGCTGGCCGCGAAGCCGCCCTCGGATCGGGTGCCGGCCCTGGTGCTGTCCACCTATCCGGGCCGTGATTGGAACGCGGCCCATGCCGTGGGCCTGGATGCGATTGCCTCTGCCAATGCAATCCTT
This window harbors:
- a CDS encoding DUF1636 domain-containing protein translates to MTNDQPQKAATEVLVCVKCLRGTDAPAEGIRPGQALYDALIQREMPEGVTIRPMECLQNCDSGCSVAIRGGDARWTYVYGNFLEASHPDMLAEGIALYHETDDGLIPWRARPEHFKRNCIARIPPVTNKEA
- the cobW gene encoding cobalamin biosynthesis protein CobW, with translation MADLAKLPVTVVTGFLGSGKTTLISHLIQNPGGKRLAVVVNEFGDVGVDGEILKGCAIPDCPAENIMELANGCICCTVADDFIPTIEALMALDPRPEHILIETSGLALPKPLLKAFDWPDIRSKITVDGVIALADAEAVAAGRFAPDVAKVDAQRLADDSIDHETPLSEVFEDQISCADIILLTKPDLAGPEGVAKAKAIIAAEAPRVLPVVEVAEGAIDPRIILGLEAAAEDDMDARPSHHDGHDDHEHDDFESVVIDIPEVSDPLELVAQIEELANAQNILRVKGYASVAGKPMRLLVQAVGARVRHQYDRPWGADEPRAGRLVVIAEHDDVSPDAIRAVLAPAVAAE